The Dermacentor andersoni chromosome 1, qqDerAnde1_hic_scaffold, whole genome shotgun sequence genomic interval ttgctttattttttggACCCGTGACTACCCTATGGCTACGGGTCCGAACAGTGTTGGACACATTCCTATTATCTTTTCAGGGATTAATAAACAATTTGAATTTgaacctacaccacccaattcggatcaaaagtacccatccctctGAACATTCGCGCTCAGCTACCTATCCCGCCCATACCTTGCAATAcgcaccctgaacacaatcagGAGCGACGTGCAGACAGAGCTAAACGACTACAAAGGCGCTACGACCAAGCTGCTGACGTAGCCTACGTGGACACAGCGGAATACACCAATGAGAACGCCATGGCGGTCGCCGTAATCTCGGGCTCGCAATACCGCCTCGCCGCGACCGCATGCATACTCACCACTAAACCCGAAGAGGGAGAataaacggccatcgctttggcctacgtcTCTACCAaatgcatcatcagcgattccaaaacggccattcgcaactacacaagaggactgatagcaccccaGGCGCAGAAGATGCTCTCCGGCACCCCTCCCTCAAGGCAACACCGCGTCCAGATCACCTGGGCCCCTGCTTACTCAGGTCTGGTTGGAAACGAAGCCCCCCACTaggccgcccgagctctcgcacaccagGCGCATCAtacttctcctgcgtcttccaaTCCTGACGAGCCCTGTTCTGCGTCGCGGTCACGCGCAGGATcaaatggtcacgttcagagaaatcctCCTCTACTACCatagagagcggttacgctaccccccagcacacaaaacactgaataaatctcaatccaccactttTCGACTACTTCAGATACGAACTTTCGCAAACTATAAAACCGCATTTACCCCATGCACACACCCCATTCTGATAAGCGTAAAAGGCCagcgctgacctcgatcacattatctgggcatgccccaaagcctcacccaccaagaCCCAGCACACTAACATTACACGCATAATAACTACAGCTGAGCAGTGTGAGACTTTgttgctcagcttggacccagaagagcagctctgggccgtccgtaTGGCCGAAGACTCCGCCAAAAAGCAAGGACTGGTCACTGTCTGAGGAAGGGGAGACTGGGGTTTAGTGGGATGGAGGGATGGAGCAACCTGGTCGGTGGAAACGTGTATGGATTGGCTTTAAGTTTCCCAACCACCGGCACccctggaccccatcaaggacacaataTAAAGTTTTAACTCTGCGACGCGACTCTATCAAGCCACCATTGGCTACTTCttatgaagtgtgtttgtatTTCGTGTGTTTCGCGTTCAGAGATAACCTTGAAGATTGACGTACGCGCAAAGAAGAGACAGTGTCGTGCGACCGCGTGAAACCAGCCTATCTTGAACATTAACTCTTCATTCTTTCCGCCATTCACACCTAAGTCTCCGGCATTCTAGACGGGGAGCccttgtagcgaccgtccgtcatTATACACTGTCCCTGCTTCTGGAAAATCTCATTTTACCTCGGCTTGCCTccacgtgggggtcattgccccctgctctttcttggaagtgaggtggctgcccgactggAGCGCCACCCCAGCCACTCGGCAGACCTGCTTTTACTTTACAAGAAAGCCGGCCGACTCTcattctcaacctgtcaaaacgtgtattgcgtctgctaaaccgagctcccaacatgGGGCTCAGGTTGGTACCCATATAACTGTCGAAGACGTCCGGCGAAGATAAGCGTTAAGCAGGGCAACAAGCTTGTGTGCGGATCTCCGAGTAGATGCCATAAAAAGGTGCGTCGAACATTGTCATCGAGTGCATGGGCTCAAGATGTCCAGGGCACTCACCCCGACGCAAAGTTCAGTACATCCTTTGTCTTCTCATGCATTCGTGTGTGGTTCGACCATTGGCACTGATGTTGCAACCACACATTACAGTGTTGACTACCTTAGAACGCAGACAGTGACTTGGTCGACACCATGCAGAGGCATTATTGCCTGGAGCAATATTATCGCGGACCGGCCAGGGTTCTCTGACCGAGAAGATAAATGTCTAGTTAGGTTGATATGGGAAACGGTCACCTGAAGGAGCGGATGCTTCGCTTATGGCTCCTCACGGACTTTTGACCTCGGACTTGGTGACTTCAACTTGATGATGCATAGAGTGTGTTGTGATAGCCTTTGGTGCTACAGTTTTTATTCTTTAGAGTTGTTGTGGTCTTTTTGAATTAGCGTCTTCCGTTAATGTCTTTGATCTGTATGCTTAGCGAACTGTGCAACTGTGTGAACTGTGCATGAAACCTTACAGCGCAATCTCGCGGACAGACCATGACTGTAGTGTTGTGAACTgtgtcgcgcactgagcggcagtttttcctcagaaaaatttgttaaaaaaagggcttatgtgatgtgtggtgcgcgacatggtgcggtgatcgggacagtcaggagcagacgacaaggagtgcgcgcgccgaggcaaagtccgtgctggaaggagaaaGACGACAACGCCGGAGAGAAGCcggggagacgcaggggagacgccaggagagttccaggaagcgacggcaggaggaggtcaaccaccggagcgggcgttgaagacgggccgtcgggttccggacctgagccaccaggacttcacccgaccggggcctcctgccaacctgttcctgtgcgtcgcccgtctacccgagcgtgccgccagctcctcaaggccggtgagcttctgtgctcgtgggtacgacgagaacagtcgggctacgggcccgagttctacgccagctgcccggccaaaACGCCGCCCctgtctgtcgtgccgcctgctgccagaggccggcgttcgagcttctgtgcccgtgggcaggacaagagcagtcgggctacgggccggagctctacacccagctgcccggccagaacgccgccgccatctactcgtgccaccaagccgcctgctttacctctccaagccagagctggccagctccggtcgcccggtcaaccaacttacaccacgacctttggcgagaccggcgccactcctttcgtcagcttgtcgccgcgtcgagactgttgtgtgtccctgccgtcgtggcgagcccggactcgcgcactaggtagctccatactagccccaagtgtgtgtgtttctgcgatgatgtctatttgagtgtttcttttatgttttctattttcttctatttcttttaagccttttttttttgttccgttaaatgtttgtgtgtgtggtcgAAAAGaatggctttgtcctcaattgggttctcggaggctccgccgaagagaaccgttaaaacatttgagtgcacgaacctttgcccccatattaaGGTCATCACAATCGTAGTGTCGACAGCAACGAGCAGCTTGTCGCCGGAATCATCAGCATCATCTAGTTGGGCGTCAGGAAACGCCGAAAATTCGACTTCGGTGCGAGAACAGTCAATGACAGCTTTATGATCGGAAAGGAATTCCCACCCCAAGGTGATGTCGTATACGAACATGAACACAGAACAACAAACTCTACTGTGTGCGTGAGTTCTTGAATGGTGATGCGGATAGTGCGTGCAATACTGACGGCTAGGATTCGCACAGAGCTGTAGCTTAATTTTTATTCTTTGAATCGTGGACTTTTAATTACATTCTGGAGGGCGTTAAGCAAGGTGTTCGCTGTAAGAAAACAAATGCAGGTTGAGAACGAAAAAACTCGAAGAGGACGAACTTTAATCAGCTGCTTGTACGCAAATCATGTTTCtcatttggtaaaaaaaaaaaaaaaacattgatcgCGGGACAATCCGACAATGTTATTTCAGATATTTACCGCAATGGTTTGCATTTAGCAGCTGCGAATTGCTGTTCTAGGCCAGAAGAGCaacgcgatatttttttttctttttcttttcatcgcaCCTCGCTCGGCGACCTCGCGTGTTGGCGTGTCGTTCACACCGTGAATCGCACGTATTATGCGGTTGCGGCTTGAATGAGAGGCCTAGAATGGTTTATTCAGTCACCGCAGCTGCTTCGGCGGAAATGAGAATTGCTCTTCCGTTGCAGAGGCATTGTCCAGCGCGGAAGTTCGTATTTGTCACAGTAGTTCCAATGTGGCGACCATCGGTTGCTTGTAAATATGCAGGCCTGCCCGCATTTTCCCACTCGCCCCGAATCGGCCACGTCAAGGGGAAATCCACAGGCGATCACTCTTTATACGTTACAATGTCTCCAAGCGACAGGCGAAAAAAGGGGGGAAAGAGTCAAAAGCACATTCAGTTTATTCTGCCGTCGCTGTTAGCACCGTATATCATAAACctggtcacatttttttttcttcgtttgaaTGAACTGAGTTCAGCAACAACGAAAGTGAAAACCCGTTCGCGTCACTCACTTGTTCTAACGTAAAATACTCGTTGAAATAACATGGCAAAGcattgtgccccccccccccctctcgaaGCCCAAATTATCCTGTTGGAGAATATATAAATTCAGAATTCCTGCACATTAGTGTAGCGCGTATGAGCTAAGGAGAGTAATAATTTACTGGCATTTAGATAACTGTCACTGCGTAAAATAAGCACAGACAGCTCAAATTCTGTGTCAAGTCTACAACACGCGTGTCTGTTGAACGTAGTTGCACTATATTTGAAGTAAGCATgcgttaacaacaacaacaacaacaaaaaagacgcAAGTTATCCATGCTTTTTTGACGCAGTTAGCACGCCAATGGAATATGTGCATGCAGTTTGTATATTCCTGCGTTTGTCAAGTAAGTGCATGCGTCCCGTGGTACAGGCACGACCGTCTACACGTGCTCGCGAAAGTGTTCGCACCCTTCGTGACGCAGGAACGCGTGCACATTGTCACTCCTGAAGCATGCTATCTCAATGCTGACGAAGCGACAGACATCCATTTTCTCAAGCTTCTTGACAGCCCAGCGCCCTATATTCACTCGGATTGTGCGCAGCCGCGGACAAACACCGCAGACCGCCAGCACACCCAAGTTCGTGACTTGAGTTCCCACGAGACACAAAGTAATCAGCTCCTCGAAATATCCTCGCTCCAGTGCGAGAAATGAGGAGTCGTTCACGTCAGTCCATCCAATGAAAAGTTCTCTGAGCTTCGGTAGGCATCGCCCAATGAGCGCGACGTCGATTGTACTCTGCAGAGACGTGCCTTCCAAGTCAAGCACTTGCAGCGATGGACATCCAAGCAGGACATCGCTTAGAAGAGCTTCGGAAAAGAGGAACGGGCAGCCTTCCAAGCACAGTCTCTCGAGCAAAGGGAACAATGGCCAAGCCACTCGCCTCTTGCTGCTAGACTTCTCCTCGTTGAGGAAGAAGCACCGACCTAGATCAAGCGCAGTCAGCTCGCCGTTTTCGATGGGTCCCGCCGCGAAGAACGTCTTCATATCGAGAACGCAGCTGCGCAAAGAGAGGGAGATCATGTGCTTGGGGAAGTCGCGGAGCTTGATGCGTCGCTTCCGATGTGCGGCACCAAAGCTAAAGCCGTCCAGGGAGATCTCACGGAGGCGCGGGCAGATGCGACTGAGCTTTCGGATGTCTGTGGATACCACCACCTTCCACTCGGAACCGCTGGCAGAGTTCGAAATCGAAATTTTGCTCAGGCAAGAAAGACTGACGCCGACGTGATGGCGCTTCACAAACTTTGGTATCCGCCGCGGCACGATCGCTCCAGTCCCAGAGACACATTTTTCGCCTGATGAGGTATGCCAGGCGAAGCTGTAGTATCCCTGCGAAACAAAAGGGGAAACGCCATGTTCACCACAGTCAGCCGGCAGTGGTTGCGTAAGCCACATTGCACGTCACCTTTTTAACTGCACTGCACTCGGTTGGTGATAAAATATCATTAAGAACGATAAATTACCAATGCAGACA includes:
- the LOC126547770 gene encoding uncharacterized protein, with product MINIQLAQFLKAFLTGRKKTEQECIESPSPARLAVFDRKAAKGYYSFAWHTSSGEKCVSGTGAIVPRRIPKFVKRHHVGVSLSCLSKISISNSASGSEWKVVVSTDIRKLSRICPRLREISLDGFSFGAAHRKRRIKLRDFPKHMISLSLRSCVLDMKTFFAAGPIENGELTALDLGRCFFLNEEKSSSKRRVAWPLFPLLERLCLEGCPFLFSEALLSDVLLGCPSLQVLDLEGTSLQSTIDVALIGRCLPKLRELFIGWTDVNDSSFLALERGYFEELITLCLVGTQVTNLGVLAVCGVCPRLRTIRVNIGRWAVKKLEKMDVCRFVSIEIACFRSDNVHAFLRHEGCEHFREHV